In Oncorhynchus tshawytscha isolate Ot180627B linkage group LG23, Otsh_v2.0, whole genome shotgun sequence, the following proteins share a genomic window:
- the LOC112222734 gene encoding gastrula zinc finger protein XlCGF57.1, translated as MKSKPGKKQHNKTKMSKQHRDPIKTVCGRQSDDFDCNREEPDISQAPYITKGVCISSIQIKEEPTDFEQQGMGEEQNRSVPSFQKKHIKHQNTSNPMTGCSQISRSPMVMLTRLSNVVVKTLLRDTKVCLVKEENPDEPDGVSTSQFFPCPHCTISFTDCYFLENHIKTKHPKQYLAMLRSHVSKSKTVYAPTHSCPHCSCMFHTSRQLHVHTRQAHPSAPLRKLHPCPYCARSFQYIARLHTHCKVWHKMSVAFTDGYLSCADCGKSFKNCWGLGPHQCHKPEDTKLENGPVCLNIGMPCSECGKSCSSPRNLRIHMRTHTGEKPYVCKECGKSFSEASSHCKHMMIHSGVKPFKCQDCGKEFARMGRLRVHMTIHSGEKSFSCSKCDKRFAYKDCLKLHLRTHSGERPFKCTVCGKDFAYRNYLKLHLKIHSNERNYHCGVCGLKFINSAALKTHQRTHTGERPFHCTVCDKTFFRHEHLKNHQRTHTGEKPYTCTECGKSFTQSGDLTKHKRIHTGERPFECSECHRRFICSADLTRHMRIHNNSRPYPCQECDKRFRLANHLKIHMRTHTGERPYSCPHCHRTFARTHHLSGHLPRCH; from the exons ATGAAGAGCAAACCTGGGAAAAAGCAACACAACAAAACTAAGATGTCTAAACAACATCGAGACCCCATCAAAACAGTGTGTGGAAGACAGTCAGATGATTTTGACTGCAATCGAGAAGAACCAGACATTAGTCAAGCACCCTACATTACTAAAGGGGTTTGCATCAGCTCCATCCAAATCAAAGAGGAACCAACAGACTTTGAACAGCAGGGAATGGGAGAGGAACAAAACCGTTCAGTTCCTTCCTTCCAGAAGAAGCACATCAAACATCAAAATACATCCAATCCAATGACCGGGTGTAGCCAGATATCAAGGAGTCCTATGGTGATGCTAACAAGATTGTCTAAT GTGGTGGTTAAGACTCTTCTGCGAGACACTAAAGTgtgtttggtgaaggaggaaaaCCCAGATGAGCCCGATGGCG tCTCTACTTCTCAGTTCTTTCCTTGTCCACACTGCACCATTTCCTTCACTGACTGTTACTTCCTGGAGAATCACATCAAGACCAAACACCCGAAGCAGTACCTGGCCATGCTGAGAAGCCACGTCTCAAAGAGTAAAACCGTGTATGCCCCCACACACAGCTGTCCCCACTGTAGCTGCATGTTCCATACCTCACGGCAGCTACACGTCCACACCCGTCAGGCCCACCCCTCTGCCCCGCTAAGGAAACTCCACCCCTGCCCCTATTGTGCCCGCAGCTTCCAGTACATAGCCAGACTGCATACTCACTGCAAGGTTTGGCACAAAATGTCTGTCGCTTTCACCGATGGGTACCTCAGTTGCGCTGACTGTGGAAAGAGCTTCAAGAATTGCTGGGGACTGGGGCCTCACCAGTGTCACAAGCCTGAGGACACTAAGCTTGAGAATGGCCCTGTCTGTCTGAACATCGGCATGCCATGCTCAGAGTGTGGCAAAAGCTGCTCTAGTCCTCGGAATCTGCGCattcacatgcgcacacacaccggCGAGAAGCCTTACGTCTGTAAGGAGTGTGGCAAGAGCTTCTCAGAAGCCAGCAGTCATTGCAAACACATGATGATACACTCGGGGGTCAAGCCATTCAAATGCCAGGATTGTGGAAAGGAATTTGCCCGGATGGGGCGCCTCCGAGTTCACATGACTATTCACTCTGGCGAGAAGTCTTTCTCCTGCTCCAAATGTGACAAGCGGTTTGCATACAAGGACTGTCTGAAGCTTCACCTGCGCACACACTCAGGGGAGAGACCTTTCAAATGTACTGTGTGTGGTAAAGACTTTGCTTACAGAAATTATCTGAAGTTGCATCTGAAGATCCACAGCAATGAAAGGAACTACCATTGTGGGGTTTGTGGGCTGAAGTTCATCAACAGTGCAGCATTGAAAACCCACCAGCGCACACACACCGGGGAGAGGCCTTTCCATTGCACAGTGTGTGACAAGACATTTTTCCGACATGAACACCTGAAGAACCACCAGCGCACTCACACAGGTGAGAAACCATACACCTGTACCGAGTGCGGTAAAAGCTTCACTCAGTCTGGAGATCTAACCAAACACAAGCGCATCCACACTGGGGAGAGGCCATTTGAATGTTCTGAATGCCACCGACGGTTTATCTGTTCTGCTGATCTAACCAGACACATGAGGATCCACAATAACTCACGGCCATATCCCTGCCAGGAGTGTGACAAGAGATTCCGCTTGGCCAACCACCTTAAAATTCACATGAGGACCCACACTGGGGAGAGACCATACTCCTGCCCCCACTGCCACCGCACCTTCGCTCGCACCCACCACCTCTCTGGTCACCTGCCTAGATGTCACTGA
- the LOC121840611 gene encoding gastrula zinc finger protein XlCGF57.1-like, whose translation MKNKPGKKQHNKTKRTKHHRDLIKTEFGTQSDDVDYNREESDISQAPYITKGDCISSIQIKEEPTDFEQQGMGEEQNRSVPSFQKKHIKHQHTSNPMTGCSQISRSPMVMLTRLSNVVVKTLLRDTKVCLVKEENPDEPNGVSSPQFFPCPHCTISFTDCYFLENHMKTKHHKQYLALFKGHVSTSKTVYAPTHSCPHCSCMFHTSRQLHVHTRQAHPSPSLRKLHPCPYCARSFQYIARLHTHCKVWHKMAVAFTDGYLSCADCGKSFKNCWGLGPHQCHKPEDTKLENGPVCLNIGMPCSECGKSCSSPQNLRIHMRTHTGEKPYVCKECGKSFSEASSHCKHMMIHSGVKPFKCQDCGKDFARMWHLRVHMTVHSGEKPLSCPKCDRRFAYSDSLKLHLRTHSGERPFKCTVCGKDFADKGYLKLHLKIHSNERNYHCGVCGLKFINIAALKTHQRTHTGERPFHCTVCDKTFFRHAHLKNHQRTHTGEKPYTCTECGKSFTQSGDLTKHIRTHTGEKPYECSVCHGCYTSSGDLGKHMRIHNGSRPYHCQECDKSFRMVGHLKTHMRTHTGERPYSCPRCHRTFARAHHLSGHLPRCC comes from the exons ATGAAGAACAAACCTGGGAAAAAGCAACACAACAAAACCAAGAGGACTAAACACCATCGAGACCTAATCAAAACAGAGTTTGGAACACAGTCAGATGATGTTGACTACAATCGAGAAGAATCAGACATTAGTCAAGCACCCTACATTACTAAAGGGGATTGTATCAGCTCCATCCAAATCAAAGAGGAACCAACAGACTTTGAACAGCAGGGAATGGGAGAGGAACAAAACCGTTCAGTTCCTTCCTTCCAGAAGAAGCACATCAAACATCAACATACATCCAATCCAATGACCGGGTGTAGCCAGATATCAAGGAGTCCTATGGTGATGCTAACAAGATTGTCTAAT GTGGTGGTTAAGACTCTTCTGCGAGACACTAAAGTgtgtttggtgaaggaggaaaaCCCAGATGAGCCCAATGGCG tctcttctcctcaGTTCTTTCCTTGTCCACACTGCACCATCTCCTTCACTGACTGTTACTTCCTGGAGAACCACATGAAGACCAAACACCATAAGCAGTACCTGGCTTTGTTCAAAGGCCATGTCTCAACGAGTAAAACCGTGTATGCCCCCACACACAGCTGTCCCCACTGTAGCTGCATGTTCCATACCTCACGGCAGCTACACGTCCACACCCGTCAGGcccacccctctccatctctgagaAAACTCCACCCCTGCCCCTATTGTGCCCGCAGCTTCCAGTACATAGCCAGACTGCATACTCACTGCAAGGTTTGGCATAAAATGGCTGTCGCTTTCACAGATGGATACCTCAGTTGCGCTGACTGTGGAAAGAGCTTCAAGAATTGCTGGGGACTGGGGCCTCACCAGTGTCACAAGCCTGAGGACACTAAGCTTGAGAATGGCCCTGTCTGTCTGAACATCGGCATGCCATGCTCAGAGTGTGGCAAAAGCTGCTCTAGTCCTCAGAATCTGCGCattcacatgcgcacacacaccggCGAGAAGCCTTACGTCTGTAAGGAGTGTGGCAAGAGCTTCTCAGAAGCCAGCAGTCATTGCAAACACATGATGATACACTCGGGGGTCAAGCCATTCAAATGCCAGGACTGCGGAAAGGATTTTGCCCGGATGTGGCACCTCCGAGTTCACATGACCGTTCACTCTGGCGAGAAGCCTTTATCCTGCCCCAAATGTGACAGGCGGTTTGCATACAGTGATTCTTTGAAGCTTCACCTGCGCACACACTCAGGGGAGAGACCTTTCAAATGTACTGTGTGTGGTAAAGATTTTGCAGATAAAGGTTATCTGAAGTTGCATCTGAAGATCCACAGCAATGAAAGGAACTACCATTGTGGGGTTTGTGGGCTGAAGTTCATAAACATTGCTGCGTTGAAAACCCACCAGCGCACACACACTGGGGAGAGGCCTTTCCATTGCACAGTGTGTGACAAGACATTTTTCCGACACGCACACCTGAAGAACCACCAGCGCACTCACACAGGTGAGAAACCATACACCTGTACTGAGTGCGGCAAAAGCTTCACTCAGTCTGGAGATCTCACAAAACACATACGCacccacactggagagaagccgtaTGAATGTTCTGTCTGCCACGGCTGCTATACCTCTTCCGGGGATCTGGGCAAACATATGAGGATCCACAATGGCTCACGGCCATATCACTGCCAGGAGTGTGACAAAAGCTTCCGCATGGTCGGCCACCTTAAAACTCACATGAGGACCCACACTGGTGAGAGACCATACTCCTGCCCCCGCTGCCATCGTACTTTTGCTCGCGCCCACCACCTCTCTGGTCACCTGCCTAGATGTTGCTGA